The DNA window TCTTCCATGAAGATTTTCAGAAGACCTTGTTTGGtaaaacatgcatgattttaaTAATACACGCTATGTTAAGAACCGAAAGCATTATCGTAATTGCAAAAAGTTCTAGATTTGTTTAAAAATGGAGGGAGTGGTATTATTTTGTATACATGCACTGATCTTATTAAGTGCACTTATTGTAGAAGCATAAACATTGTGGAGGCTGCGGTCTTAGGGAAGATACAAGATTTCGAGAGTATGTATGTTATATGTACAGAAATCTTCGAGCTTACGATGTTGGAGGATAAAATTAGAATACTTAAAGAGATGTTGGATTTCACGAGAGACTTGAAAATGGAAGACATGAGCagactaaaatattttatggcTGACTTGGTCGAGTTGGCTCAAGATGTCATGGACATAGACATTTACAGTTTCCTTCAAATTCTCAAAGTTGAGAAACTTGAAGATGAGATCAAGATGACAAAGATGCGGATGATAAACTTTGGAGCTGTTGAGAAAAATATTGGAGacgaaaaagaagaagaagaagttgtGGTGGGATTGGAGGAACACGTTAAGAATTTTGTTAAGAgtgtgattttaaaaaattctcatGACTTGCAGATTATGTCTATAAAAGGCATGATTGGTATCGGGAAGACAACTCTGGCCAGACAACTGTACAAGGCCGGGGCTGGCCAGTTCCAGCGTCATGCTTGGGTATGCATTTCTAGTGACATGAGTAAGAAAGAGATACTTATGAAACTGATACAGCAAATGGTGGTAGGATATGCCGAAAGAAAGCCGTCATTGGAAGAAATGGACAACCGAAGTCTCCAACAGATGCTTGTCTGGTACCTGCGagaattttcatatttcatagTTTTGGACAATATGCCGAATGAAATGGGATTGAAGTCCATCTTGCAAGGTCTTCCATCTGAAGGTATATATCTCCATCCGTTTTGTTCATCTTagaaacaaacaaagaaagttttcttttatgactataatgaatatatatatatatatatatatatataggggagcactagggcgcatccttaattagagtgctaacgtacatccaaccacATGCTGAcatgtggcacgaaaaatgcaatattgtatatataaaaatgcaatacacattTGTGAAGTTGTTCATGCATTtccgcagattgcattttagttataggaaaattgtattttttattgttaagttttgcattttcacatatataaatgcaatccgtatagatataaaatgcaaattaaacagtcaatatcgaaaatgcaaaactcaacaataaaaaatgcaatcttcatataacaaaaatgcaatccgtcGAAAttcatattgcatttttctgtatataatattgcatttttcgtgccacatggcagcacgtgattggatgtacgttagcactttaaaattagttagcatattaGTACATCCCGCCGCGAAATCTCCGTTGGTGGACCATTCCCGCCGTGGAATCTACGTCGGTGGACGATTCCCGCCGTCAAATCACTGCGCGCTCTCGTTGAAAAGCGAAGCGTCGCCTTCCAAAAAAAAGGTTtggttctgtttttttttgtttggtagGCAAAAACACTCCTAAACATCGATTGAAGTCAGAAACACTCTTAAACAGCgatttatagtttataatcGTAATAATTCACAAAAGTGTTTGGTGCGATTTTGTTGGAAATGATGAATTTGTGGTTATTAGAGTTAAGGTTTTGCTCATACTTGCTATAAAAATTCGTGAAAACCTAGTTGGATCTGGGTTTCATCGGTTTAATTTACAGTTGGTGTAATACACAAAAGttgttgtttatttgttggAGAAGTCGATATTGTGAGCATTTCTATGTACTGAATGCTTGATTTCTGGCCAATATGTACACTGTTGGTCATTTTTTTTGGGCGATACTACACTGATATATGGTTGAAAACTAACCGATTTTGGCACTCTCGTCGCGCAGATATAGAATGAATAAAAGAGCTCGCGCCTACAAAAGCCAGCCAGAACCCAATCAAGGTTATGCATCATTCCAACATTTTTTGTAGGTGATTGTTCTGTTCTGAAGGttattgttcattttattGGTTGGAAAAGATGTTCATTTTCTGTAGCTAGTAATTGAGTAGTATAACTAGGTTTGTACATTAAATCTTCAGATCCGTGCATTGTTGAATAGAGGTCGTGCATCACTTGTCTTTAGCTTAGGTTATGCATCATTCCAACCTTTTTGGTAGGTGATTGTTCTGTTCTGTAGgttattgttcattttttttgttggaaaaGGTGTTCATTTTCCGTAGCAAATAATTGAGTAGTATAACTAGGTTTGTACATTACATCTTCAGATCTGTGCATTACTTACTGTAACGCATAGATTATTTGTTGTTAACCATTGTTTTTCCTGTTCTGGACAGGGTCTAAGC is part of the Salvia hispanica cultivar TCC Black 2014 unplaced genomic scaffold, UniMelb_Shisp_WGS_1.0 HiC_scaffold_68, whole genome shotgun sequence genome and encodes:
- the LOC125199792 gene encoding disease resistance protein RPP8-like isoform X2 is translated as MGNSIRHRQTQEENYTNRSINIVEAAVLGKIQDFESMYVICTEIFELTMLEDKIRILKEMLDFTRDLKMEDMSRLKYFMADLVELAQDVMDIDIYSFLQILKVEKLEDEIKMTKMRMINFGAVEKNIGDEKEEEEVVVGLEEHVKNFVKSVILKNSHDLQIMSIKGMIGIGKTTLARQLYKAGAGQFQRHAWQMVVGYAERKPSLEEMDNRSLQQMLVWYLREFSYFIVLDNMPNEMGLKSILQGLPSEGIYLHPFCSS
- the LOC125199792 gene encoding disease resistance protein RPP8-like isoform X1; this translates as MGNSIRHRQTQEENYTNRSINIVEAAVLGKIQDFESMYVICTEIFELTMLEDKIRILKEMLDFTRDLKMEDMSRLKYFMADLVELAQDVMDIDIYSFLQILKVEKLEDEIKMTKMRMINFGAVEKNIGDEKEEEEVVVGLEEHVKNFVKSVILKNSHDLQIMSIKGMIGIGKTTLARQLYKAGAGQFQRHAWVCISSDMSKKEILMKLIQQMVVGYAERKPSLEEMDNRSLQQMLVWYLREFSYFIVLDNMPNEMGLKSILQGLPSEGIYLHPFCSS